One Oncorhynchus gorbuscha isolate QuinsamMale2020 ecotype Even-year unplaced genomic scaffold, OgorEven_v1.0 Un_scaffold_487, whole genome shotgun sequence genomic region harbors:
- the LOC124018348 gene encoding homeobox protein HMX3-like: MDNKHSQAKAETEQETRPPAKDSPFSIKNLLNFDSKPSKPKTLLATTKGLLEGGFSLSRIGDLTFPSFDIPAQRFGLSAHYLERASAWWYPYALGTSGHHLYRTGGFEKDVVRDTPSTGGDRDTPELLRKSPDQDDQEDDKNKSTDDVVLEESDGDEPKKEVELVNDWRKIKDENSDKKTCRKKKTRTVFSRSQVFRLESTFDMKRYLSSSERAGLAASLHLTETQVKIWFQNRRNKWKRQLAAELEAANLSHAAAQRIVRVPILYHDNTGSETGSAGNVSVSQSLLTFPHQMYYSHPLVTSVPLLRPV, encoded by the exons ATGGACAATAAACATTCACAAGCGAAGGCAGAGACGGAACAGGAGACCCGTCCGCCCGCTAAAGACTCACCTTTCTCTATCAAGAACCTGCTCAACTTCGACAGTAAACCTTCCAAACCGAAGACGCTGCTTGCCACCACCAAAGGACTACTGGAAggaggtttctctctctcccggaTCGGTGATTTAACTTTTCCTAGTTTTGACATCCCAGCCCAGAGATTTGGATTATCGGCGCACTATTTGGAACGAGCGTCGGCGTGGTGGTATCCCTACGCGCTTGGCACATCGGGACACCATCTATACAGGACCGGAG GGTTTGAGAAGGACGTCGTGAGAGACACACCATCAACAGGCGGGGACCGAGACACACCGGAGCTGCTGCGAAAATCACCCGACCAAGACGACCAAGAGGACGACAAAAACAAAAGTACTGATGATGTCGTTCTggaggagagtgatggggatGAACCAAAGAAGGAAGTAGAGTTGGTGAATGACTGGAGGAAAATTAAAGACGAGAACTCGGATAAAAAAACGTGTCGGAAAAAGAAAACGCGGACAGTCTTTTCAAGGAGTCAGGTGTTTCGGTTGGAGTCAACGTTCGATATGAAACGGTACCTCAGTAGCTCGGAACGGGCAGGCCTGGCGGCATCCCTACACCTCACGGAGACCCAGGTGAAAATCTGGTTCCAGAACAGAAGGAACAAGTGGAAACGACAGTTGGCCGCGGAACTCGAAGCGGCCAATCTGAGCCACGCCGCGGCCCAGAGGATAGTCCGCGTTCCCATATTGTACCACGACAACACCGGCTCAGAAACGGGCAGCGCTGGGAacgtgtcagtcagtcagtctctactAACATTCCCTCATCAAATGTACTATTCACATCCACTAGTCACATCCGTGCCGCTGCTGAGACCAGTTTGA
- the LOC124018354 gene encoding homeobox protein HMX2-like has product MVKRHQLFHDYKEGDQRYYNQTSPAISEEKGHIDDDETSNSSRKKSRTVFSRSQVYQLESTFDLKRYLSSTERASLASSLQLTEIQVKTWFQNRRNKWKRLLSAEIEAVNMAHASSAQTLVGMPFFFKENFRLRIPVPGSMTFPTPLCYPGSNMQALPLYNFL; this is encoded by the coding sequence ATGGTGAAGAGACATCAACTTTTTCATGATTATAAAGAAGGTGACCAGAGATACTACAACCAAACATCACCTGCTATTTCAGAAGAAAAGGGTCATATTGACGACGACGAAACATCCAACTCATCAAGGAAGAAGTCTCGGACCGTATTCTCGCGGAGTCAAGTTTACCAACTAGAATCGACGTTTGACCTGAAACGTTACCTTAGCAGTACAGAACGAGCTAGTCTCGCCTCCAGTCTCCAGTTGACAGAGATACAGGTGAAAACTTGGTTCCAGAATCGGAGGAACAAGTGGAAACGTCTGCTTTCTGCGGAGATAGAAGCGGTGAACATGGCTCACGCATCATCCGCACAAACTCTGGTCGGGATGCCGTTCTTCTTCAAAGAGAATTTCCGGCTACGGATTCCTGTCCCTGGATCAATGACTTTCCCTACACCTCTATGTTATCCCGGGAGCAACATGCAAGCTTTACCTTTGTACAATTTTTTATAA
- the LOC124018349 gene encoding short/branched chain specific acyl-CoA dehydrogenase, mitochondrial-like produces MWISNAEQAGVFLVMANVDPSAGHRGITCFIVDRDTEGLQIGKKENKLGLRASSTCPLNLDNIKVPEKNVLGQIGHGYRYAIGMLNEGRIGIAAQMLGLAQGCFDQAVPYTRQRVQFGKRIFDFQAMQHQIAHVATQIEAARLLTYNAARLKEAGRPFIKEACMAKYFTSEVATLTTSKCIEWMGGVGFTKDYPVEKYYRDCKIGTIYEGTTNIQLSTMAKFIDKEYDH; encoded by the exons ATGTGGATCAGCAACGCAGAGCAGGCCGGGGTGTTTCTGGTGATGGCCAACGTGGACCCGTCTGCT GGTCACAGAGGTATCACCTGCTTCATCGTGGACAGAGACACCGAGGGGCTTCAGATCGGCAAGAAGGAGAACAAACTTGGTCTGAGAGCTTCTTCAACCTGTCCTCTCAACCTGGATAACATCAAG GTTCCTGAGAAGAACGTCTTGGGTCAGATCGGCCACGGATACAGGTACGCCATCGGCATGCTGAACGAGGGCAGGATTGGGATCGCCGCTCAGATGCTGGGGCTGGCTCAGGGTTGCTTCGACCAGGCCGTTCCCTACACCAGACAGAGGGTTCAGTTTGGCAAACGCATCTTCGACTTCCAG GCCATGCAGCACCAGATCGCCCATGTAGCCACCCAGATAGAGGCTGCCAGGCTGCTTACCTACAACGCTGCCCGGCTGAAGGAGGCAGGACGACCTTTCATCAAGGAGGCCTGCATGGCCAAGTACTTCACCTCAGAG GTGGCAACGTTGACCACTTCAAAATGCATCGAGTGGATGGGAGGGGTAGGCTTCACCAAAGACTACCCTGTTGAGAAGTACTACAGAGATTGTAAAATAG GTACCATTTATGAGGGCACAACCAACATCCAGCTGTCCACCATGGCCAAGTTTATAGACAAGGAGTATGATCACTGA